In Synechococcus sp. PCC 6312, one genomic interval encodes:
- the sds gene encoding solanesyl diphosphate synthase, producing MTSVTSLFSPVEADLRLLTENLRNLIGAQHPVLNAAAEHLFSTTGKRIRPAIVFLISRATLPQGDLTPRHRRLAEITEMIHTASLFHDDVVDQSQLRRGMPTVHSLFGNRVAIQAGDFLFAQASWYLADLDNLAVVKLLSEVIKDFAEGEIQQGFNRYDTSLGLEAYLNKTYYKTASLIANSAKAAGVLSGVPPHLIQALYHYGRNLGLAFQIVDDILDFTRSTDDLGKPAGSDLRDGNLTAPVLYALQENPYLEVLIEREFSETGDIEAALELVHSSSGIAQARELATGFAKAAIPCLDDLPTSDARQALVNLTDYVLERLY from the coding sequence ATGACTTCGGTAACATCACTGTTTTCTCCCGTTGAAGCCGATCTCAGGCTACTGACCGAAAATCTCAGAAATTTGATTGGGGCCCAACATCCTGTCCTCAATGCAGCGGCAGAACATCTTTTCTCGACCACCGGGAAACGGATTCGTCCAGCCATTGTTTTTCTGATTTCTCGGGCCACATTACCTCAAGGGGACTTAACACCACGTCACCGGCGGCTGGCGGAAATTACAGAAATGATTCATACCGCTAGCCTCTTCCATGATGATGTTGTGGATCAATCCCAACTCCGCCGGGGGATGCCAACCGTGCATAGTTTGTTTGGCAATCGGGTTGCGATCCAGGCCGGGGACTTTCTCTTTGCCCAGGCCTCCTGGTATCTAGCGGATCTCGATAATTTAGCGGTGGTCAAGCTCCTCTCGGAAGTGATTAAGGATTTTGCTGAGGGAGAAATTCAGCAGGGGTTTAATCGTTACGATACCAGTCTGGGCCTGGAGGCCTACCTGAACAAAACCTATTACAAAACTGCTTCCCTAATTGCCAACAGTGCCAAAGCGGCCGGAGTCCTCAGTGGGGTTCCGCCGCACTTAATCCAGGCCCTCTATCACTATGGGCGGAACTTAGGTTTGGCGTTTCAAATTGTGGATGACATTCTCGACTTCACCCGCTCCACCGATGACTTAGGCAAGCCCGCCGGGTCAGATTTACGAGATGGCAATTTAACTGCACCTGTTCTATATGCCCTCCAGGAAAATCCCTATCTAGAAGTCTTAATCGAACGGGAATTCAGCGAAACTGGAGACATTGAAGCGGCCTTAGAACTCGTGCATAGCAGTTCTGGAATTGCCCAGGCTCGGGAATTGGCGACTGGGTTTGCGAAGGCGGCGATTCCTTGTTTAGACGATCTGCCAACCTCTGATGCGCGCCAGGCCTTGGTCAACTTAACAGATTATGTTCTAGAGCGACTCTATTAA
- a CDS encoding ADP-ribosylglycohydrolase family protein translates to MLNSRIAAGLLGACVGDALGVPVKFTTRAERTTDPVQEMRGYGTWKQPAGTWSDDGSLLLCLAESLCQGFDLDHIAQTFVQWHTQAHWSARGIIFDIGTTTCYGLQRLQQGASPTASGASHQETCGSGALMRTLPLAFHYFRHLNFPQLLQEIHQTSAITHAHRRSQMACGIYVSIALCLLEGASPSVAYQQGIKNVYPHYQAPPYAQELIHFGRIWSGKVHTLPMTAIRSDGYVISTLEAALWCFLNHDSFAPAVLQAVNLGGDTDTTAAVTGGLAGIYYGLDGIARHWLQELARYDDIRRLAQRLEAAIFAYPA, encoded by the coding sequence ATGTTAAATAGTCGAATTGCGGCGGGATTACTGGGGGCCTGTGTCGGAGATGCCTTGGGTGTGCCAGTTAAATTTACAACCCGTGCCGAACGCACCACGGATCCGGTTCAAGAAATGCGCGGTTATGGGACTTGGAAACAACCGGCTGGGACTTGGTCTGATGATGGCTCTTTGCTACTCTGTTTGGCGGAAAGTTTATGCCAGGGGTTTGACCTAGATCATATTGCCCAAACCTTTGTCCAGTGGCATACCCAGGCCCATTGGAGCGCGAGAGGCATCATTTTTGATATTGGTACAACGACTTGCTATGGCTTACAACGGCTCCAACAGGGGGCTTCACCGACAGCATCGGGGGCATCCCATCAAGAAACCTGTGGTAGTGGCGCACTGATGCGAACGTTGCCGCTGGCCTTTCATTACTTTCGGCATCTCAATTTTCCCCAACTCCTGCAAGAAATCCATCAAACCTCAGCTATCACCCATGCCCATCGTCGTTCCCAAATGGCCTGTGGTATCTATGTGAGTATTGCCCTTTGTTTGCTGGAAGGGGCTTCTCCATCTGTGGCCTATCAGCAGGGGATTAAGAACGTCTATCCCCATTACCAGGCCCCGCCCTATGCCCAGGAATTGATTCATTTTGGGCGGATTTGGAGTGGTAAAGTTCATACCTTGCCCATGACGGCGATTCGCTCCGATGGGTATGTGATTTCCACCTTGGAAGCGGCCCTCTGGTGTTTCCTCAACCATGATTCCTTTGCCCCAGCCGTGTTACAAGCCGTCAATTTAGGGGGTGATACCGACACTACGGCTGCCGTTACTGGGGGCCTGGCGGGGATTTACTATGGCCTGGACGGGATTGCGCGCCACTGGTTGCAAGAACTAGCCCGGTATGATGATATCCGCCGTTTAGCCCAACGATTAGAGGCAGCAATTTTTGCCTACCCAGCCTAG
- a CDS encoding D-alanyl-D-alanine carboxypeptidase family protein: MERDIPVAERIKAPSQSTQIRKFPWLWLTVGLGVGIIGLALAWILPKMLASSVPSAVATRPVPPGPSSPNNPDNILGHLPYPEAPLTELVPITPDGRVKLRKAAAQEFKKMVADAQAAGVAIMPLSGFRSKTDQDHLFFGVKKERGQETTERALVSAPPGYSEHHTGYAIDVGDAADPASYLHPDFDQTEAFAWMQKNAAYYSFELSFPKNNPQGISYEPWHWRYVGDQASLKAFYQARQLAKQSLPQVNSPQLPTNP, translated from the coding sequence GTGGAGCGAGATATTCCTGTTGCCGAGCGGATCAAAGCCCCATCTCAATCCACCCAAATTCGCAAATTTCCCTGGCTCTGGTTAACTGTTGGCCTGGGAGTGGGAATTATTGGACTGGCCTTGGCTTGGATTTTACCGAAGATGCTAGCTAGCTCTGTCCCTTCTGCTGTTGCAACCCGTCCAGTGCCCCCAGGCCCCTCTTCACCGAATAATCCTGACAATATCCTTGGTCATTTACCCTATCCAGAAGCACCCTTAACGGAGTTAGTGCCGATCACCCCCGATGGCCGGGTTAAGTTACGGAAAGCAGCGGCTCAGGAATTCAAAAAGATGGTCGCCGATGCCCAGGCCGCCGGGGTAGCGATTATGCCTCTTTCGGGGTTTCGCTCTAAAACCGATCAAGATCACCTATTCTTTGGAGTCAAGAAGGAACGGGGCCAAGAAACAACGGAACGGGCTTTGGTGAGTGCGCCCCCTGGCTATAGTGAGCATCACACGGGTTACGCCATAGATGTGGGGGATGCCGCGGATCCCGCCAGTTACCTTCATCCCGATTTTGACCAAACTGAAGCCTTCGCCTGGATGCAGAAAAACGCCGCCTACTATAGTTTTGAACTGTCTTTTCCCAAGAATAATCCCCAGGGCATTAGTTATGAACCCTGGCATTGGCGTTACGTGGGAGATCAAGCTAGCCTGAAAGCTTTTTACCAGGCCCGCCAGTTAGCGAAACAATCCTTGCCCCAGGTGAATTCCCCCCAACTGCCCACCAATCCTTAG
- a CDS encoding WG repeat-containing protein: MTIRYIILRIKKHKIERLWPRWRIWSLVIFSLSLCLGVFPAFNGYVHARPAATPVTQVQGQWGFIDYRGKLAIPAQFEDAYSFSSGLAAVKVKGSYGYINLQGKLRIKPEFEQAYPFSDGLAHVKTAGKFGFIRPNGKFAINPQFNGAGAFVDGLAPVKQGDKWGYIRKNQKLVIPLQFQEAQEFSEGAAAVKVRDQWGFINSNGRLIVPARYQAVYPFSEGLAAVQANGKWGFVNRDGRVVIQPDYGAVYNFGDGVAAVEKEGKWGFINKGNRPEIPLQFDKVAPFSEGLAVVQQGSRYGYMNRTGRVVIPSRFDAAYFFVSGLAPVMQSGKYGFIDTSGQMVINPQFASAFYFYEGLARVQF, translated from the coding sequence ATGACCATAAGATATATTATTTTACGGATTAAAAAACATAAAATTGAGCGGCTTTGGCCCCGCTGGCGAATCTGGAGCCTGGTGATCTTTAGCTTGAGTCTATGTTTAGGAGTCTTTCCTGCCTTCAATGGTTATGTCCATGCCCGGCCGGCCGCCACGCCCGTCACCCAAGTCCAAGGTCAATGGGGGTTTATTGATTATCGGGGTAAGTTGGCGATTCCAGCCCAGTTTGAAGATGCCTATTCCTTTAGCAGTGGTTTAGCTGCTGTCAAGGTCAAGGGGAGCTATGGGTATATCAATCTCCAGGGGAAACTGCGGATCAAGCCCGAATTTGAACAAGCCTACCCCTTCAGTGATGGCCTGGCCCATGTCAAAACAGCGGGTAAATTTGGCTTTATTCGCCCTAATGGGAAGTTCGCGATCAATCCTCAATTTAATGGGGCTGGGGCCTTTGTAGATGGGCTAGCTCCCGTTAAACAGGGGGATAAGTGGGGCTATATTCGCAAAAATCAAAAACTGGTGATTCCACTGCAATTTCAAGAGGCCCAGGAATTTTCTGAAGGAGCGGCCGCCGTTAAGGTTAGGGATCAGTGGGGCTTTATTAACAGCAATGGTCGGCTAATTGTCCCGGCTCGTTACCAGGCCGTCTATCCCTTTAGTGAGGGTCTGGCGGCGGTGCAGGCCAATGGGAAGTGGGGCTTTGTCAATCGGGATGGGCGTGTGGTCATTCAACCGGACTATGGGGCAGTTTATAACTTTGGGGATGGGGTGGCGGCCGTCGAGAAAGAGGGCAAGTGGGGATTTATCAACAAAGGCAACCGCCCAGAAATTCCCCTTCAGTTTGACAAAGTTGCGCCCTTTTCTGAGGGGTTAGCAGTGGTACAGCAGGGCAGTCGTTATGGCTATATGAATCGGACGGGCCGGGTGGTGATTCCATCGCGCTTTGATGCAGCCTATTTTTTTGTCAGTGGCTTGGCCCCTGTGATGCAGAGTGGCAAATATGGTTTTATTGACACCAGTGGCCAGATGGTGATTAATCCCCAGTTTGCCAGTGCGTTTTATTTCTACGAAGGCTTGGCTCGCGTGCAGTTTTAA
- a CDS encoding 16S rRNA (uracil(1498)-N(3))-methyltransferase, whose amino-acid sequence MTRYFRLTIPQARTEGDNLTLTPEQHHYLGHVLRLGPRANFIAMNGQGQAWLAELSLDTHQATLIHPLDQAHELPIDLVLCIAILRNNALDQVIHQATELGVKQIYPILTARSLPAPSSQKLTRWQRIAQEAAEQSERLYVPQITTPQAWTEVLKLGDPLSRKYICSLGEQIRSLVNQLADQQETSREIWLAVGPEAGWTETEQELARAANWYPVSLGTRTLRAITAAIVGLGLIANHPIRQT is encoded by the coding sequence ATGACTCGCTATTTTCGACTCACCATCCCCCAGGCCAGGACAGAAGGGGACAATCTTACCCTCACCCCAGAGCAGCATCACTATCTTGGCCATGTTTTACGACTGGGCCCGCGGGCGAACTTTATTGCCATGAATGGTCAGGGCCAGGCCTGGTTGGCCGAATTATCCCTAGACACCCATCAAGCGACTCTAATTCACCCGTTAGATCAGGCCCATGAGTTACCGATTGATCTAGTTTTATGTATTGCCATTCTGAGAAATAATGCCCTTGATCAGGTGATTCACCAGGCCACAGAGCTTGGAGTCAAGCAGATTTATCCAATTCTTACCGCCCGAAGTTTACCTGCCCCTAGTTCTCAAAAGCTGACCCGCTGGCAACGAATCGCCCAAGAAGCCGCCGAGCAATCAGAACGGTTATATGTTCCCCAAATTACCACCCCCCAGGCCTGGACAGAGGTCTTAAAACTAGGCGATCCCTTGAGTCGAAAATATATCTGTAGTTTAGGTGAACAGATCAGGTCATTAGTCAATCAGTTGGCGGATCAACAAGAAACATCCCGAGAAATTTGGTTGGCCGTTGGCCCAGAAGCAGGTTGGACAGAAACAGAACAAGAACTAGCCAGGGCTGCAAATTGGTATCCTGTGTCTTTGGGAACTCGCACATTGAGGGCTATCACAGCTGCCATCGTTGGCCTGGGCTTGATTGCTAACCACCCCATTAGACAGACTTGA
- a CDS encoding chlororespiratory reduction protein 7 — MVDLPLKASVWRILMNADEFFVILEPNQPEQFLTVQELQAKLETLLAQRQDNLPQDLKNIPTITAQAQRLIDTSCDLDIGPNQYLQWYAVRLEK, encoded by the coding sequence ATGGTTGATCTCCCCCTCAAAGCTAGTGTTTGGCGAATCCTCATGAATGCTGATGAATTTTTTGTCATCCTCGAACCGAACCAACCAGAACAATTTCTCACCGTTCAAGAACTCCAGGCCAAGTTAGAGACCCTTTTAGCCCAACGCCAGGATAATCTACCCCAAGACCTAAAAAACATTCCCACCATTACCGCCCAGGCCCAGCGACTTATTGATACCAGTTGTGACCTCGACATCGGCCCGAATCAGTATCTCCAATGGTATGCAGTGCGCTTAGAAAAATAA
- a CDS encoding alpha/beta hydrolase, translating to MRFSHLVIAAALAWGSWLTGVGRAADQLNLVLGTSSSSSGILIPVTDLRTFAQTGNAPGNLQSILGLLSPEMQNNFRQALKVNYPVDVADLEQRAISDNGNQILTELAAATLRPGPDGVNALKTAILKTAANPQGFNLVDFIQAYPEPVLNLDINQMQALIKTNDKLVALAVKKFQQVSPNQAPTSP from the coding sequence ATGCGCTTTTCTCACCTTGTAATTGCTGCCGCCTTGGCCTGGGGAAGTTGGCTGACCGGAGTGGGTCGGGCGGCCGATCAACTTAACTTGGTTTTGGGGACAAGTAGTTCCTCTAGCGGGATTTTAATTCCAGTGACTGACCTGAGAACCTTTGCTCAAACTGGTAATGCGCCCGGAAATCTCCAGTCAATTTTGGGTTTACTGTCCCCGGAAATGCAAAATAATTTTCGGCAAGCCTTGAAAGTTAACTATCCCGTCGATGTGGCAGATTTGGAACAGCGAGCTATTTCAGATAATGGGAATCAGATTCTCACAGAATTAGCGGCAGCCACTCTCCGCCCCGGCCCCGATGGGGTTAATGCCTTAAAAACGGCGATCTTGAAAACGGCTGCCAATCCCCAAGGCTTTAATCTAGTTGATTTCATCCAGGCCTATCCTGAACCCGTCCTGAATTTAGACATTAATCAGATGCAAGCCTTGATTAAAACAAACGATAAATTGGTCGCCCTGGCGGTGAAGAAATTTCAACAAGTCTCCCCAAATCAGGCTCCCACCTCTCCCTAG